The following are from one region of the Candidatus Hydrothermales bacterium genome:
- the murF gene encoding UDP-N-acetylmuramoyl-tripeptide--D-alanyl-D-alanine ligase — MKELIDEILKDLKAVKINSQEVEKDDIFIALEGEKTHGAYFYKSALERGAKLCILPEEFKDKVDLKDRVIFVKDTLKFLMELAKRKREEFKGKVIGITGTVGKTTLKFMLSHIMNKNNRKNYPSPKSYNNFIGVSLTFLNAPPDSEYIVAEAGINREGEMEVLSGIIKPDIAIITKVGPGHLEGLKSIAKVAEEKFKIAKDIPSTGYLVINKNIPFLEKLKTKARIVYFELDSKNAIWDNEKFIYSGEFEISLSVPSFGMMENAIAAFKTATILKLETYKDIFSDFKFPDLRMEIIKYKNALIILDSYNANPLSMEDTIKTGTFFKKKEKYLFMGDMLELGEYSEAYHREIARLLKSKNYNAVFTIGENSRFTFEEAQKVGLYSIHFDNREKMREKLVEVTQRDSLVIIKGSRKMEMEKILEGLRNDT; from the coding sequence ATGAAAGAACTGATAGATGAAATTTTAAAAGATCTTAAAGCCGTAAAGATAAACTCTCAAGAAGTTGAAAAAGATGACATCTTCATTGCTCTTGAGGGAGAAAAAACTCATGGTGCCTATTTTTATAAATCCGCACTAGAAAGAGGAGCTAAACTCTGTATATTACCTGAAGAATTTAAAGATAAAGTTGACCTTAAAGACAGAGTAATATTTGTTAAAGACACACTGAAATTTTTAATGGAACTTGCAAAGAGAAAAAGAGAAGAATTTAAGGGAAAAGTAATAGGAATAACAGGAACAGTGGGAAAAACTACACTTAAATTCATGCTCTCTCACATAATGAACAAAAATAATAGAAAAAATTATCCTTCACCAAAAAGCTATAATAATTTTATTGGAGTTTCTCTAACCTTCCTTAATGCACCCCCAGATTCAGAGTATATAGTTGCTGAGGCAGGAATAAACAGGGAAGGAGAGATGGAGGTGCTTTCTGGTATTATTAAACCAGACATTGCTATAATAACAAAAGTAGGACCCGGACATCTTGAAGGTCTTAAAAGCATAGCAAAGGTTGCAGAAGAAAAATTTAAAATCGCTAAGGATATTCCATCTACTGGATATCTTGTTATTAACAAAAATATACCTTTTTTAGAAAAACTTAAAACAAAGGCAAGGATAGTTTACTTTGAACTCGATAGTAAAAACGCAATATGGGATAATGAGAAATTTATATATAGTGGAGAATTTGAAATATCTCTAAGTGTTCCAAGTTTTGGCATGATGGAAAACGCTATTGCTGCCTTTAAAACTGCTACTATACTAAAACTCGAAACCTATAAAGATATTTTCTCAGATTTCAAATTTCCAGATTTAAGAATGGAAATTATTAAATACAAGAATGCCTTAATTATTCTTGACTCTTATAATGCAAATCCTCTTTCTATGGAAGATACCATAAAAACAGGTACGTTCTTTAAGAAAAAAGAAAAATACCTATTCATGGGTGATATGTTAGAGCTTGGGGAATACTCAGAAGCTTATCATAGAGAAATTGCCCGTTTACTTAAATCCAAAAATTATAACGCTGTCTTCACAATCGGAGAAAACTCAAGATTTACTTTTGAGGAAGCACAAAAGGTAGGACTCTACTCCATCCACTTTGATAACAGAGAAAAAATGAGAGAAAAGCTGGTTGAGGTAACTCAGAGAGACTCACTTGTTATTATAAAAGGATCAAGAAAAATGGAAATGGAAAAAATTCTGGAGGGATTAAGAAATGATACTTGA
- a CDS encoding UDP-N-acetylglucosamine--N-acetylmuramyl-(pentapeptide) pyrophosphoryl-undecaprenol N-acetylglucosamine transferase has protein sequence MVKVFIVTGGTGGHIFPAIEVRDFLENMKIKTYLIISPKAHFNKKIAYDYKFDSAPLELKNITHFLYNLYKILKSTVFAFYLILKLRPNFIFVFGSYASSPFFVPSLITGKKIFVFEQNSIPGLITRFFSKFAHRIFISFRETEKFLKKKCIFLGNPIRELKEIPKEEARKILRIPENKETVLFLGGSQGAKKLIELSYLYSKLKDGTVLVMAGKLFDEYREKLKGENFFLFPFRDDIEIFYSASDIVVSRAGSGAVFEILKLKKKAIFIPYPYAKDNHQYYNALFAKNYGTLKVIEEEKIDPNTLKNEIEDLLKKKDEFKELPNWKEVLKKELKICFSSIPE, from the coding sequence ATGGTCAAGGTTTTCATAGTTACAGGTGGAACAGGCGGTCACATCTTTCCTGCTATAGAGGTAAGAGATTTTCTTGAAAATATGAAAATAAAAACTTATTTAATTATCTCACCAAAAGCTCATTTTAATAAGAAAATAGCTTACGACTATAAGTTTGATTCTGCTCCCTTAGAGTTAAAAAACATAACTCATTTTCTTTATAACCTATATAAAATTCTAAAGAGTACAGTTTTTGCCTTTTATTTAATCTTAAAACTAAGACCCAATTTTATATTCGTATTTGGGAGTTATGCTTCTTCTCCCTTTTTTGTACCTTCTCTTATAACAGGAAAAAAAATCTTTGTATTTGAACAGAATTCAATTCCAGGGCTTATAACAAGATTTTTCAGTAAGTTCGCCCATAGAATTTTCATCAGTTTCAGAGAAACCGAAAAATTCCTAAAAAAGAAATGTATATTCCTTGGAAATCCGATAAGAGAGTTAAAAGAAATTCCAAAAGAAGAGGCTCGAAAAATTCTAAGGATTCCCGAAAACAAAGAGACTGTTTTATTTTTAGGTGGAAGTCAAGGTGCAAAAAAACTTATAGAACTTTCTTACCTATATTCAAAATTAAAAGATGGTACTGTTTTAGTTATGGCTGGTAAGCTCTTTGACGAATATAGGGAAAAGCTAAAAGGCGAAAATTTCTTCCTCTTTCCTTTTAGAGATGATATAGAGATTTTTTACTCAGCTTCTGACATAGTAGTATCAAGAGCAGGATCCGGTGCAGTCTTTGAGATATTAAAATTAAAGAAAAAAGCCATTTTTATTCCCTACCCCTATGCAAAAGACAACCATCAATACTACAACGCCCTTTTTGCAAAAAATTACGGAACCCTTAAAGTAATAGAAGAAGAAAAGATCGATCCTAACACTTTAAAAAACGAAATAGAGGATCTTTTGAAAAAGAAAGATGAATTTAAAGAATTACCAAATTGGAAAGAAGTTTTAAAAAAGGAGCTAAAGATATGCTTTTCATCCATACCGGAATAA
- the mraY gene encoding phospho-N-acetylmuramoyl-pentapeptide-transferase: MILEFIYPLKVYFSPFNLLGYVTFRAAYAAVTSFLLTLILTPYYIKLCYKYNLRENIREDVPTEHRKKEGTPTAGGIIIVISVILSLLIWGDLRNIFLYATIFPFVGFSLIGFLDDLTKRKKKKGLRQVPKFILQVILTLLTLSFYFFLFSPDIRFKTQMLFFKNILIPLGLFYPFFLFYMYLGTINSVNLTDGLDGLAVGVLAPIIFAYTVLAYTGGHAKIADYLNILFIPKSWELTVFGSALLGSVVGFLWFNSHPAEIFMGDTGSHALGAGVASMAALTKQELLLPIAGFVLVIEAMSVIIQVVSYRRFGKRVFLIAPIHHHFEKKGLPESKIVVRFWILSLVFSLIAVSTLKIR; this comes from the coding sequence ATGATACTTGAATTCATTTATCCCTTAAAAGTTTACTTTTCCCCCTTTAATCTTTTAGGTTACGTTACATTCAGAGCAGCTTATGCCGCAGTTACATCTTTTCTTTTAACTTTAATTTTAACGCCCTATTATATAAAGCTCTGTTACAAATATAACCTTAGAGAAAATATTAGAGAAGATGTTCCTACAGAGCATAGAAAAAAAGAAGGTACTCCCACAGCAGGTGGAATAATCATTGTTATATCTGTAATTTTATCTCTTTTAATCTGGGGAGATTTAAGAAATATATTTTTATATGCAACTATTTTCCCCTTTGTGGGCTTTTCTTTAATTGGATTTCTCGATGACCTAACAAAAAGAAAAAAGAAAAAAGGTCTTAGACAGGTGCCTAAGTTTATTCTACAGGTCATCTTAACACTACTTACTCTTTCATTTTACTTTTTCCTTTTTAGTCCTGACATAAGATTTAAAACACAAATGCTATTTTTCAAAAATATCTTGATACCTCTTGGACTTTTCTATCCTTTCTTTCTTTTTTATATGTATCTTGGCACAATAAATTCAGTAAATTTAACAGATGGACTTGATGGACTTGCAGTAGGAGTATTGGCTCCAATAATTTTTGCTTATACAGTTCTTGCTTACACCGGTGGACATGCTAAAATCGCAGATTACCTTAACATACTTTTCATTCCAAAATCCTGGGAATTAACTGTATTTGGGTCTGCCCTCTTGGGTTCAGTAGTAGGCTTTCTATGGTTTAATTCACATCCTGCTGAAATATTTATGGGTGATACAGGATCCCATGCCTTAGGGGCAGGAGTTGCATCTATGGCAGCACTCACTAAGCAAGAGCTTTTACTTCCCATAGCAGGTTTTGTTTTAGTAATTGAAGCAATGAGTGTAATAATACAAGTTGTATCTTATAGAAGGTTCGGCAAAAGAGTTTTTCTAATTGCACCAATTCATCATCATTTTGAGAAAAAAGGTTTACCTGAATCTAAAATTGTTGTAAGATTTTGGATACTTTCTCTTGTTTTCTCTTTAATTGCAGTAAGCACTCTTAAAATAAGATGA
- a CDS encoding FtsW/RodA/SpoVE family cell cycle protein — MGERNLIFFVLTLSLLSFIFLFSSSFYSWIFVGEEIFFEDLMKIISRNILNVIFFLIGLIFPIAIFKKFRFFIAWTLLILLSVPIILDISIKNTHRWLTIGDFTLQPSEIFKIGFLLQMSHFLSEPYNLLKFIGTIFYILLSIFLLYNIPHFSMIISIIFVTFSLLFINGVKLNHLLLPLSISLLIIIALLSLKRGYVISRIEKHMSGETVYQVKQAKIAISRGGILGVGIGKGKIKYKFLPEVSKDFLFSHIAEETGLLGVFILILIYSLIIKTLFDSAILISDEFYRNFLFGTGLFIFFNVFVHISVNLGLLPVTGVPLPLLSYGGSSGITYSFLLGVSLNIIKSEVGHSKEENFVLWSRFS; from the coding sequence ATGGGTGAGAGAAATTTAATATTTTTTGTCCTTACACTCTCGCTTCTTTCATTTATCTTCTTATTTTCATCTAGTTTTTATTCTTGGATATTTGTAGGAGAAGAAATTTTCTTCGAAGATCTTATGAAAATTATATCAAGAAATATCTTGAATGTAATTTTCTTTCTAATTGGTCTTATATTCCCCATAGCTATCTTTAAAAAATTTAGATTTTTCATAGCCTGGACCCTTTTGATTTTACTTTCAGTGCCTATAATATTAGATATCTCAATAAAAAATACTCACAGGTGGTTAACCATTGGAGACTTTACGCTCCAGCCCTCTGAAATTTTTAAAATTGGCTTTCTACTTCAGATGTCTCACTTTTTAAGTGAACCGTATAACCTATTAAAGTTTATAGGAACAATTTTCTACATACTCCTCTCAATTTTTTTACTATACAATATTCCCCACTTTTCTATGATAATTTCAATAATTTTTGTAACTTTTTCCCTACTTTTTATAAACGGTGTCAAACTGAATCACCTTCTTTTGCCACTTTCTATCTCCCTTTTAATTATCATAGCTTTACTTAGCCTTAAAAGAGGATATGTAATAAGTCGAATAGAGAAACACATGAGTGGGGAGACTGTTTATCAGGTAAAACAGGCAAAGATAGCTATTTCAAGAGGGGGTATCTTAGGGGTAGGAATAGGTAAGGGAAAGATTAAGTATAAGTTTTTACCTGAAGTATCAAAGGACTTCTTATTCTCTCATATAGCCGAAGAAACAGGCCTCCTTGGCGTCTTTATTTTAATTCTAATATATTCTTTGATAATTAAGACTCTTTTTGATAGTGCAATTTTAATAAGTGATGAATTTTATAGAAATTTTCTGTTTGGAACAGGGCTTTTTATATTCTTTAACGTTTTTGTTCATATATCAGTAAATCTAGGCTTATTACCGGTTACAGGAGTTCCTCTTCCTCTTTTATCTTACGGTGGTTCTTCTGGAATAACCTATTCTTTTCTTCTAGGAGTCTCCCTTAACATCATCAAAAGTGAGGTAGGTCACAGCAAAGAGGAGAATTTCGTGCTATGGTCAAGGTTTTCATAG
- the murD gene encoding UDP-N-acetylmuramoyl-L-alanine--D-glutamate ligase produces MKVAIWGFGSSGKSVYSFMTKEGYKPFIIDKKLENEHLIPLFDKIVLSPGIPLNSVKLKNLIEDEKTIIPELEFGYKLIRGEIVAITGTNGKTTTSYLVYSILKEFFKDKKVYLCGNVGKPITDLYLREGIFVMEVSSFQLQFIKRFKPNIACILNISEDHLDSHSSFEEYKEAKLKIFKNMDGNGILIINQDDENLKDIKATSVKTLRVSLYEKVRGVYYSKDKFVISLDNIEEKIEDRFEKFIGEGNRYNIAFAILVSFLLGVDKENIINALSKLEPLPHRLEPVKKEDDILWINDSKSTNPHSVLYALKSFNSKNIILILGGKNKNISFRIIKEEVKNKVKKIILYGEAKDFLESDLGGIKEMFKVNTVREAVIKAKEVAERGDIILFSPGLSSFDQYKNYAQRGEDFKKWVREI; encoded by the coding sequence ATGAAAGTAGCCATATGGGGTTTCGGTTCATCGGGAAAATCCGTATATTCCTTCATGACAAAAGAGGGCTATAAACCATTTATTATAGACAAAAAGTTAGAGAATGAACACCTTATACCACTTTTTGATAAAATAGTTCTTTCTCCGGGTATTCCTTTAAATAGCGTAAAATTAAAAAATCTAATTGAAGATGAAAAAACTATTATTCCTGAGCTTGAATTTGGTTATAAATTAATAAGAGGAGAAATTGTTGCTATAACTGGAACTAATGGGAAAACAACAACATCCTATCTTGTATATAGCATATTAAAGGAATTCTTCAAAGATAAAAAAGTTTATCTCTGTGGTAACGTAGGAAAGCCAATAACAGATCTTTATTTAAGAGAAGGAATTTTTGTAATGGAGGTATCAAGCTTTCAACTTCAATTTATTAAAAGGTTTAAACCTAACATAGCCTGTATTTTAAACATTTCCGAAGATCACCTTGACTCTCATAGTTCTTTCGAAGAATACAAAGAAGCTAAATTAAAGATATTCAAAAATATGGATGGAAACGGTATTTTAATAATAAATCAGGATGATGAAAATTTAAAAGATATAAAAGCAACCAGCGTTAAAACACTGCGCGTCTCTCTTTATGAAAAAGTAAGAGGCGTTTATTACTCAAAGGACAAATTTGTGATAAGTTTAGATAACATAGAGGAGAAAATAGAGGATCGATTTGAAAAGTTTATTGGGGAGGGAAATAGGTACAACATTGCCTTTGCGATTTTAGTTAGTTTTCTGTTAGGTGTTGATAAGGAAAATATAATTAATGCGTTAAGTAAGCTTGAACCTTTACCTCACCGCCTTGAGCCTGTAAAAAAAGAAGATGATATTCTTTGGATAAACGATTCAAAATCAACAAATCCTCACTCAGTTTTATACGCTTTAAAATCATTCAATAGTAAAAACATAATACTTATACTGGGCGGTAAGAATAAAAATATAAGTTTCAGAATAATTAAAGAAGAAGTTAAGAATAAAGTAAAAAAGATAATCCTGTACGGTGAGGCTAAGGATTTTCTTGAGAGTGACTTAGGTGGTATCAAAGAGATGTTTAAGGTAAACACTGTAAGAGAAGCTGTAATAAAGGCGAAAGAAGTGGCAGAAAGAGGTGATATTATTCTTTTCTCTCCAGGTTTATCAAGTTTTGATCAATACAAAAACTATGCACAAAGAGGCGAGGATTTCAAAAAATGGGTGAGAGAAATTTAA
- the ftsZ gene encoding cell division protein FtsZ, which produces MIRLHDSGIRQIRIKVLGIGGGGSNAVKFMAEKGMENIELMVANTDIQALSRIPVNIKIQLGKNITKGQGSGGDPEIGKRAVEESIEEIKSLLKDADMVFLAAGLGGGTGSGGIPIIAKLCKEDLNILTSAVVTLPFSMEGPLRQRRAIESLHELKKYVNSYIVIPNDRLLTNGNENLSLREGFKKVDEVLFQAVKGIVNIIQKPQYVNVDFADIRSILKYGGKSVMGIGIGEGDTKAKDAVMNAIHSPLIDSDGIKHAKGILLNIAGGNDLTLKEIQEIMSIVSAENENENPEIITGLDYTDEMNGKVEVTIVAAGIPDAVEKRESLFTPFKEKNLQHLNENGDLEIPTFFRRAQSLNI; this is translated from the coding sequence ATGATTAGGTTACATGACAGCGGAATTAGACAAATAAGAATTAAAGTTTTAGGAATAGGAGGCGGAGGTTCAAATGCTGTAAAGTTCATGGCTGAAAAAGGAATGGAAAACATAGAGCTTATGGTGGCAAATACAGATATTCAAGCCCTAAGCAGAATTCCCGTTAATATTAAAATTCAATTGGGAAAAAACATAACAAAAGGACAAGGTTCAGGAGGTGATCCAGAGATAGGAAAAAGAGCTGTTGAAGAATCTATCGAAGAAATAAAAAGTTTATTAAAAGACGCTGATATGGTATTTCTTGCAGCTGGACTTGGAGGAGGTACAGGAAGTGGTGGAATACCAATTATTGCTAAACTATGTAAAGAAGACCTAAATATACTTACTTCAGCTGTGGTAACGCTACCCTTTTCTATGGAAGGACCTCTAAGACAAAGAAGAGCAATCGAATCTTTACATGAATTAAAAAAATACGTTAACTCCTATATAGTAATTCCTAACGATAGACTTTTAACAAATGGAAATGAGAATTTATCACTCAGAGAAGGATTTAAAAAGGTAGATGAAGTGCTGTTTCAGGCTGTTAAGGGTATCGTAAACATCATACAAAAGCCACAATATGTAAACGTTGACTTTGCCGATATTAGAAGTATACTAAAATATGGTGGAAAATCTGTAATGGGTATAGGAATAGGAGAAGGCGACACAAAAGCTAAAGACGCAGTAATGAACGCAATACATTCCCCTCTTATTGATAGTGATGGTATAAAACATGCTAAAGGAATTCTTTTAAATATAGCTGGAGGAAATGATTTAACCTTAAAGGAAATTCAAGAGATAATGAGTATTGTTTCAGCTGAAAATGAAAATGAAAATCCAGAGATTATAACTGGACTAGATTACACCGATGAGATGAATGGAAAAGTCGAAGTTACTATAGTTGCTGCAGGTATACCAGATGCTGTTGAAAAAAGGGAAAGTTTATTTACCCCATTTAAAGAAAAAAATCTTCAACACCTTAATGAAAATGGAGACTTAGAAATACCAACCTTTTTTAGAAGAGCTCAATCATTAAACATATAA
- the murC gene encoding UDP-N-acetylmuramate--L-alanine ligase, which translates to MERSFKKGAKDMLFIHTGIRRIHFVGIGGAGMSGLAEVLKLLGFEITGSDIKKSEITQRLESLGIKVFYGHRKENINNPDLVVYSSAVPLSNIEIKEAKSKGIPVIRRAEMLSELTKIKFSICVTGAHGKSTTTTMISNLLKDAGLEPTFIVGGIVRGLDTGGVFGWGQFLVAEADESDKSFLQLFPSIGVITNIDKEHLDTYKTMKALKNAFKEFMLKIPFYGAIIYCGDDKNLRKLAQSIERKKISYGLKKSNDVYAYNINLKKVGSEFEVSIKGENIGKFEMNIPGLHNVYNALATISVAHFLRIPFYIVKRTLYEFKGVKRRFEFKGVKKGIGLIDDYAHHPTEIREFLKTARNFWEDGRLIVIFQPHRYSRTKLLWKEIAESLQGADVVVVLPIYPAGEKRIKGVSHKLIVDELRKKGVEVIDGEKNLKEKLMKIVREKDLICSVGAGNVYKIVEEVYNDILG; encoded by the coding sequence TTGGAAAGAAGTTTTAAAAAAGGAGCTAAAGATATGCTTTTCATCCATACCGGAATAAGAAGAATTCATTTTGTAGGCATAGGCGGAGCTGGTATGTCAGGTCTTGCAGAAGTACTAAAACTTCTCGGTTTTGAAATAACAGGAAGTGACATTAAAAAAAGTGAAATTACACAGAGACTCGAATCTCTCGGAATTAAAGTTTTCTATGGACATAGAAAAGAAAATATAAATAATCCAGATCTTGTAGTTTATTCTTCTGCGGTACCACTTTCAAACATAGAAATTAAAGAGGCAAAATCTAAGGGAATTCCAGTAATAAGACGCGCTGAAATGCTTTCAGAACTTACAAAAATAAAGTTCTCTATATGCGTTACTGGAGCCCATGGAAAATCTACAACTACAACGATGATATCAAACCTATTAAAAGATGCAGGACTTGAACCTACTTTTATAGTTGGTGGAATAGTAAGGGGATTAGACACAGGAGGGGTATTCGGGTGGGGTCAATTTTTAGTTGCTGAGGCAGACGAATCAGATAAATCTTTCTTACAACTTTTTCCAAGCATAGGTGTAATAACAAACATTGACAAGGAACATCTTGATACTTATAAGACAATGAAAGCTTTAAAAAATGCCTTTAAAGAGTTTATGCTAAAGATACCATTTTATGGAGCGATAATTTATTGTGGAGATGATAAAAATTTAAGAAAACTTGCTCAATCAATTGAAAGGAAAAAAATAAGTTACGGTTTAAAAAAATCAAATGACGTTTACGCATATAATATAAACCTTAAAAAAGTGGGAAGTGAGTTTGAGGTTAGCATTAAGGGAGAAAATATAGGCAAATTTGAAATGAATATACCGGGTCTTCATAACGTATACAACGCATTAGCTACTATCTCAGTTGCCCACTTTTTAAGAATACCCTTTTATATTGTAAAAAGAACACTTTATGAATTTAAGGGGGTTAAAAGGAGATTTGAGTTTAAAGGAGTAAAAAAGGGAATAGGTCTTATTGATGATTACGCACATCATCCAACAGAAATAAGAGAATTTTTGAAAACAGCTCGTAATTTTTGGGAAGATGGAAGGCTAATAGTTATATTCCAACCTCACAGATACTCAAGAACAAAGTTACTTTGGAAAGAAATTGCCGAGAGTTTACAAGGTGCAGATGTTGTTGTAGTTTTACCTATATATCCAGCGGGAGAAAAAAGGATAAAAGGGGTTTCTCACAAACTTATTGTTGATGAATTAAGAAAAAAAGGGGTAGAGGTTATAGATGGAGAGAAAAATCTTAAAGAAAAATTGATGAAAATCGTAAGGGAGAAGGATCTCATATGTTCAGTTGGAGCAGGAAATGTTTATAAAATCGTAGAGGAGGTTTATAATGATATCCTTGGCTAA
- the ftsA gene encoding cell division protein FtsA, with the protein MENRRIVCVDLGTSKVLAVFGIEEKKTIKVEGYSSKIESQGIESGVVQNIEKVSNTIKLAVEEAFRLKGEVPKKKTRLILVINGNYIESEIEKGFVKVHDSDGEIHESDRIRVINTSIQKVDTLDRSIIYVHPNEYIVDDLRGIKEPVGMIGSKLEVETFILKAKRNVLSTLRKVVERSGFNVENFVYSPIASSYAVLEEEEINQGVILMDIGMGTIDVAVWNKGALLYANSFLLGGKLIINDLIKILRIPNKTAKEILESFDKIDDKNEEIELKGIGERPSKKFKVSLIIETIYARVEELLSLTKWQLDKVVDLNKLSAGIVLVGGVAKLKGITEMVESVFNLPCIVGKPKDFRGLSEDLVNDPSYSASLGALRLGFILRNIKYGDSKAKQKGFFSGGILKSIKEFFENF; encoded by the coding sequence GTGGAAAATAGGAGAATTGTCTGTGTAGATCTAGGTACCTCTAAAGTGTTAGCAGTTTTCGGAATAGAAGAAAAGAAAACAATAAAAGTTGAGGGTTACTCATCCAAAATTGAGTCACAGGGAATCGAATCAGGGGTAGTTCAAAACATTGAAAAAGTTTCAAATACGATAAAATTAGCTGTAGAAGAAGCTTTTAGATTAAAGGGTGAGGTTCCAAAGAAAAAAACAAGATTAATTTTAGTAATAAACGGTAATTACATTGAAAGTGAAATAGAGAAAGGTTTTGTTAAGGTACATGATTCTGACGGAGAAATACATGAAAGTGATAGAATAAGAGTTATAAACACATCAATTCAAAAAGTAGATACCCTCGATAGATCAATAATTTATGTCCATCCAAACGAATACATAGTCGATGACTTAAGGGGTATAAAAGAGCCTGTGGGGATGATTGGTTCTAAGCTCGAGGTTGAAACGTTTATCTTAAAGGCTAAAAGAAATGTTTTAAGTACTTTAAGGAAAGTAGTTGAAAGGAGCGGCTTCAACGTTGAAAATTTTGTCTATTCTCCGATTGCTTCCTCTTATGCTGTTCTTGAAGAAGAAGAAATAAATCAAGGTGTTATTCTTATGGATATTGGAATGGGAACAATAGATGTAGCTGTCTGGAATAAGGGAGCCCTTCTTTATGCAAATTCCTTCTTATTGGGTGGAAAACTTATTATAAATGATTTAATTAAAATTTTAAGGATACCAAATAAAACAGCAAAAGAAATCCTTGAATCCTTCGATAAAATCGATGATAAAAATGAAGAAATAGAGCTAAAGGGAATAGGAGAACGTCCCTCTAAGAAATTTAAGGTTTCTTTAATAATAGAAACGATTTATGCAAGAGTAGAGGAATTACTCTCACTTACGAAGTGGCAATTAGACAAAGTAGTTGACCTTAACAAATTATCAGCTGGAATTGTTCTTGTAGGGGGGGTAGCAAAATTAAAGGGGATTACAGAAATGGTGGAAAGTGTATTTAATCTTCCATGTATAGTTGGTAAACCAAAGGATTTCAGAGGATTATCCGAAGATTTAGTTAATGATCCCTCCTACTCTGCGTCTTTAGGTGCCTTGAGATTAGGCTTTATTCTAAGAAATATAAAATATGGCGATAGTAAAGCAAAACAGAAAGGCTTTTTCTCGGGAGGTATATTGAAAAGTATAAAAGAATTTTTTGAAAACTTTTAA
- the murB gene encoding UDP-N-acetylmuramate dehydrogenase, with protein MISLANKILKRKVNLKNKNTLKIHSVCSLYAEPSNIEEILYVINFAQKRGIPYAFLGGGSNILFPDGFFEALIISTENLKEITLTDDGVIVDAGVKFSKIIPKLKKVEMGGLEFTAGIPATVGGAICMNLGSMGKSISDYLDEIFVYEKNGFRRIKKNEIEFSYRKGYKGGLIISAYFKLERKSREKIEEEIFSILSKKKLTQPLEYPSAGCVFKNPSKDNPAGKLIELAGLKGFRVGGAEVSRKHANFIINVGNAKAKDIREIIKIIQEKVYEKFGILLEREILYLEEILHEG; from the coding sequence ATGATATCCTTGGCTAATAAAATTTTGAAAAGAAAGGTAAATTTAAAAAATAAAAATACACTAAAAATTCATTCAGTTTGCTCATTATATGCTGAACCATCTAATATAGAGGAGATCTTGTATGTAATAAATTTTGCACAAAAAAGAGGTATACCCTATGCATTTTTAGGGGGAGGTTCAAACATACTCTTTCCAGATGGGTTTTTTGAGGCTCTAATAATTTCGACAGAAAATTTAAAGGAAATCACTTTAACTGATGACGGCGTGATAGTTGATGCAGGTGTAAAATTTTCAAAAATAATTCCTAAATTAAAGAAAGTAGAGATGGGAGGGCTTGAATTCACAGCGGGGATACCCGCAACAGTGGGAGGAGCAATTTGTATGAACTTAGGGAGCATGGGAAAAAGTATATCGGACTATTTAGATGAAATTTTTGTATATGAAAAAAATGGATTTAGAAGAATAAAGAAGAATGAGATTGAATTTTCATATAGAAAGGGCTACAAAGGGGGTTTAATAATAAGCGCTTATTTTAAACTTGAGAGAAAAAGCAGAGAAAAAATAGAAGAGGAAATTTTCTCTATTTTAAGTAAAAAGAAGCTAACACAGCCTCTTGAGTACCCTTCAGCTGGGTGTGTATTCAAGAATCCCTCAAAGGATAATCCTGCAGGTAAACTTATTGAACTTGCAGGACTTAAGGGATTCAGAGTTGGTGGAGCAGAAGTCTCGAGAAAACATGCAAACTTTATTATAAATGTAGGAAATGCAAAAGCTAAGGATATAAGGGAGATTATAAAAATAATCCAAGAAAAAGTTTACGAAAAATTTGGAATCTTGCTTGAAAGAGAAATTTTATATTTAGAGGAAATCCTCCATGAGGGGTAA